In the genome of Raphanus sativus cultivar WK10039 unplaced genomic scaffold, ASM80110v3 Scaffold1250, whole genome shotgun sequence, the window gtccgaacaggccacaactcaggatagcgggaaaatcctcgagtccatcgccgaaaaaacggataacctaactcccaacgcgaccaccgacttagctgaaacagtcaaggcgccggaaatcgtggagtaatagcaaaccgcgatagaaacagaactacgagatggcttgatcctcgcaagaggtacgtaggcagctcgtcgcaacccgacgagttcagctatccccctcaccaaaaaggggggggggagatggggacaaacatccttgtactcccgcaaaaatacttttcacatgtactctacattataaagtctttaattcaaatgcttactcaacgcataaacattacggaaaacgaaaatcatatctttgaggaacgcgagacgtcgttagttcccgaaaagtcttgattctccattctcctccaaacagtccatccgcgactctaaaaaactctatcaaacagtctgtccgcgactctaaaattcatttccgtcgattggccccgacggaaaaacatagaaacgtttcactcaatcaaattcgtagtctggcttctaacgaagtcctcttgcatccgacaaggataccatagcgcgctatacaaaaaatccaaattttggttagctcttcgtaaaggaagtagctcgactcgtatccaaacgaatcatataagccgataagcacttcgcagattctaaaacggtacgagtcaggtcgaaatcgcaaacaggcaaaacgaaagccgatttgtcatcgcacagcttcagtccgaaagtagacctaggtcttgccctaaacccggccttgctggtatctaagacatctcataggcataagtatccagaatacgagattccaaaatttgcctcttatcgcttacaaacctaacgttcgctacaaagtaacctacggatcaagcgacaaaaaaaagagattgaatacgaagtgactgcacgtattcaaaccctctacacttgacgaaagtataaatcaaaacgcagaattcataaaagcattcatagcagggattcaaaagccaccaacggccaatcccgagaaacacaaagtcacgcgacctcctaagggtcgcaacacatacatacaaacagccacacttggcctatcacaaattataatcgaatgcataacaatcggttagagatattccaaacgaggagtcgggctggtcgacctcttcacccccgtcgcctgcattcaaacccgcgcctacatccgccgtatcttccgagacttggataggattccacaactctcgaattctcccttcgatcggaggaacaaaggattcggcgttagcgcatattctcatcgagccatccatcgcggcaagttcgccggaaagagagaaaccctcacgctgcatcttgtgtagagtaccgaccgaaccacgacactcgcgaaaatcgcctacaaagtcctgagcctctttgtacgcttcgaattcggtagagaaaatttcggcccttcggttcagctcggcggcagctcttctccgcccgctcctttccgcacgaacgagggctcgagcctggacctcggcttgccggcgtttttgctcctccacctccaaccgatacttggcgaattccctttccgtttcctccgctttgaaacgggccagccgggcagtacggaaacttccatcgatcgatgcgttccacactctcacggcctgcaaagaagtcgaggtcaaataaaaagaaaaggggatttactcaagtttcgaaaacaaacctcgttgaccaagcgagcaccctccgcagtcaccttgtccctctcctcgttgtccaaagactcgtcacgggaaaacgccggagggagttcatcaaagaagtcacccggggaaggaacaccctgattctctgtagtgaagtcaggatcgtatctcggcagctcaccatttcccgacgaggcctcgaaagcaatccctttatccttccgagatctccgcctccgccttgaaggggcaaaaacgtaggatccatcattgacacagggccgcgtaccgcctcgcgatcggtgaagcgcgaccgcccctcgaatccggtcaagagtaaaggagttccaggaacaaggcattgtcctaaaaatgtctctcttggtcgaaagatcggaaggaacatgcgcgagacacctgttctctgaacaaaaaaaaaaaacacacacgttcagtactcgcttttcggattctaagaaaggggatgcgacaatcttacctcgttggtacaaccagtccgtcgggaataggtggagaaagccttcctcgacagactctccatctatcctcacgaaaaagaaacggtcaacgtaatccttggcgtgcgaggtgactccatggattaccgaaaaattggtcctcgccttcatggagtatactccattgatgctcgtcgtcttggagttccacaacccttcgaagtcagcagggctaaggtccatccctaactcgtaactcaaaatcacaacgccaagccagctttccaaagccggcacgttcagctggctgattacgattccgaaacggtcgagagcctgaacaatgaccccagggattgggaaccacagtcggcattgcgtcaggaacgcctcgtagcaagtaaagtaacccttcggaggatgctccgaactctcattcccacgaggaatgcgaaacatgactcccttcggaacctcataaaactctcgaagagttccgagatattcaggggatacttcgctcggcgagtcagtttccttacgcgccctcagaggtcgccggggaatcgggatcacgggaaggggagcatcagaaccgaagacggcgtcgcaatacgcgctcctgtcaatctctggaacctcgggtttcggaacttcctcctcggcatggaaactatccgaagacgagtgagactgcctcctcgaggattttgatcttgaagtcattcttttcttaaaggtagagagagaatttgcaagagagagattaacttaagattcttgggtgaaataagaatggtaaagaattcacaagtctttataggcaaggatttgactattcaccccgaccttcgacacgatttcgtctccatactttcctcacgaaccataccgcaagctaggacctacaaaccctacggctcctagctagctggggggctaactgttggggtcaaaatcggtcaagacgaaatcgatgtccgaaagtctcggaaaaacatgaaagatgttagagcaacctcgagagactaattgttaatcgagaaaccttggaaaaattaagttcgagattaatcatctcgaaatcaacggctagaaacgttttctacacgaggaaaaacctacggaaaactaaaaaaaacgcaaaaacacgcacaagccgaaggaaccgagcagccgactccggtcgcggccgtggccgccgggcggctagccccgtgctggccgtggccgccggcggctagcgccggtgctg includes:
- the LOC130503939 gene encoding uncharacterized protein LOC130503939, giving the protein MTSRSKSSRRQSHSSSDSFHAEEEVPKPEVPEIDRSAYCDAVFGSDAPLPVIPIPRRPLRARKETDSPSEVSPEYLGTLREFYEVPKGVMFRIPRGNESSEHPPKGYFTCYEAFLTQCRLWFPIPGVIVQALDRFGIVISQLNVPALESWLGVVILSYELGMDLSPADFEGLWNSKTTSINGVYSMKARTNFSVIHGVTSHAKDYVDRFFFVRIDGESVEEGFLHLFPTDWLYQRGKIVASPFLESEKRVLNVCVFFFCSENRCLAHVPSDLSTKRDIFRTMPCSWNSFTLDRIRGAVALHRSRGGTRPCVNDGSYVFAPSRRRRRSRKDKGIAFEASSGNGELPRYDPDFTTENQGVPSPGDFFDELPPAFSRDESLDNEERDKVTAEGARLVNEAVRVWNASIDGSFRTARLARFKAEETEREFAKYRLEVEEQKRRQAEVQARALVRAERSGRRRAAAELNRRAEIFSTEFEAYKEAQDFVGDFRECRGSVGTLHKMQREGFSLSGELAAMDGSMRICANAESFVPPIEGRIRELWNPIQVSEDTADVGAGLNAGDGGEEVDQPDSSFGISLTDCYAFDYNL